The following are encoded in a window of Solibacillus sp. FSL R7-0668 genomic DNA:
- a CDS encoding DUF1835 domain-containing protein, producing the protein MFNEMKDMINHLEDTELKTLLLQVFLRMQTVEERKGYSEQQFFLDVKNTYNDLLASKNNQTSSKQAQFQTTHIVFSDSAAGSLKITLIESDLTQQENIMNVSDLFSIGPLWNLHTPEGINHRYNWLRTHINIDEKQLMTYEYHFEQYLLSLKQIPNDHKIIIWIGENAHEQAALRLILYVLKEKTNDIVLININEAYKMHFELDEMEFPPRHMGEILVKQLKQMYGNKGQGHVLTQLERKVFEQQWLQLCQQKDVLRIWENNEIVNVPENYYDEYIIETVKEFHEKNNHKDFIKSARIIGEVMGHLNQYIGAQFIEYRVIRLIMNGILDMEGVPTAMRHYSIKIR; encoded by the coding sequence TTGTTTAATGAGATGAAAGACATGATCAATCATTTGGAAGATACAGAATTAAAAACATTATTACTTCAAGTCTTTTTGCGTATGCAAACTGTTGAGGAGAGAAAAGGATATTCAGAGCAGCAATTCTTTTTAGATGTAAAAAATACATATAACGACCTGTTAGCATCTAAAAATAATCAAACAAGTAGCAAACAAGCACAATTTCAAACGACACATATTGTCTTTAGTGATTCAGCTGCGGGTAGTTTAAAAATCACTTTAATAGAGTCCGATTTAACACAACAAGAAAACATCATGAACGTGTCTGATTTATTTTCAATTGGGCCACTTTGGAATTTACATACTCCTGAAGGAATTAATCATCGCTACAATTGGCTGCGTACACATATTAATATAGATGAAAAACAACTAATGACGTATGAGTATCACTTTGAGCAATATTTATTATCGCTTAAGCAAATTCCAAACGATCATAAAATTATCATTTGGATTGGCGAAAATGCCCACGAGCAAGCTGCGTTACGATTAATCCTGTATGTATTAAAAGAAAAAACAAATGATATCGTGCTAATCAATATCAATGAAGCCTATAAAATGCATTTTGAACTAGATGAGATGGAATTTCCCCCACGACATATGGGTGAAATTTTAGTCAAACAATTAAAGCAAATGTATGGAAACAAGGGGCAGGGTCATGTACTTACACAATTAGAACGTAAAGTGTTTGAGCAACAATGGCTACAACTATGTCAACAAAAAGACGTATTACGAATCTGGGAAAATAACGAAATCGTAAATGTTCCAGAAAATTATTATGACGAGTACATCATCGAGACAGTAAAAGAATTCCACGAAAAGAATAACCATAAAGATTTTATCAAATCAGCCAGAATCATCGGCGAAGTAATGGGGCATTTAAATCAATACATTGGCGCCCAATTTATCGAATATCGCGTAATTCGCTTAATCATGAATGGCATATTGGACATGGAAGGTGTGCCGACAGCAATGCGTCATTATAGCATTAAAATCCGATAA
- a CDS encoding Fe3+ hydroxamate ABC transporter substrate-binding protein, whose amino-acid sequence MALIIPKCMKCNTEIKSDEEVFVQLKYPKRKGFTEIKAYLNLEGKFICQRCSSKMKFE is encoded by the coding sequence ATGGCATTAATCATTCCAAAATGTATGAAATGTAATACCGAAATTAAAAGTGACGAAGAAGTATTTGTCCAACTTAAATATCCAAAAAGAAAAGGATTTACTGAAATCAAAGCTTATTTGAATCTTGAAGGTAAGTTTATTTGCCAAAGATGTTCGTCTAAAATGAAATTTGAATGA
- a CDS encoding IS110 family transposase: MNSNTNQKINQVSENTLVIGIDIAKHKHFACAVDDRGRVLQKSFPILQSRIGFEGFYERLLAIKVAHEKQEILVGFEPTGHYWMNLAAFLTHYGIPFVMVNPMHVNRSKELDDNLQTKNDQKDALVIARLMRDGRFSYPRLLEGVEAELRNGATLRSKIQEDLNALQNRLIRWLDRFFPEFPQVFKDFGKMAYAALEMTPLPSDIQGKSPEELLFLYRQVEGMKSPQLPKAKQLVEVAQNSIGLTEGLVMAKYEIATLLSQIKLMQAQLDELTVQLTELAKQMTDYDYLVSVPGIGDVTVVELLSEVGSFTQYEHPRQLIKLAGLTLRENSSGKQKGQKRISKRGRRKLRALLFRVMMPLIRHNPAFKALHEHYTTRAVNPLRKKQSIVVLCGKLLKILHALCNKKMMFNEQQMMKDFTQLQTAA; encoded by the coding sequence ATGAATAGTAATACGAACCAAAAAATTAATCAAGTTTCTGAAAATACTTTAGTAATCGGTATCGACATCGCCAAGCACAAACACTTCGCTTGTGCGGTAGATGATCGTGGCCGTGTGCTCCAAAAATCGTTTCCAATCCTGCAATCTCGTATTGGATTTGAAGGGTTTTACGAGCGTTTGCTTGCCATAAAAGTAGCGCATGAAAAACAGGAAATCCTCGTTGGATTCGAGCCAACAGGTCACTACTGGATGAACTTAGCAGCGTTTTTAACGCATTACGGAATTCCGTTTGTGATGGTCAATCCAATGCACGTCAACCGCTCGAAAGAACTGGACGACAACCTGCAGACGAAAAATGACCAAAAAGATGCGCTTGTCATCGCACGTTTAATGCGAGATGGACGCTTTAGCTATCCACGGCTGTTAGAAGGCGTGGAAGCCGAACTACGAAACGGCGCGACATTGCGCTCTAAAATTCAAGAAGATTTAAACGCGCTTCAAAATCGCCTCATTCGTTGGTTAGATCGCTTCTTTCCCGAGTTTCCACAAGTCTTTAAGGACTTTGGGAAAATGGCGTATGCGGCGCTCGAAATGACGCCATTACCCTCGGATATTCAAGGGAAATCACCCGAAGAGCTTCTCTTCTTATATCGCCAAGTAGAGGGAATGAAAAGCCCTCAACTACCAAAGGCAAAGCAATTAGTTGAAGTAGCCCAAAACTCAATTGGACTAACAGAAGGTTTAGTGATGGCCAAATATGAAATCGCCACACTGCTTTCCCAAATCAAATTGATGCAGGCTCAACTCGATGAATTAACGGTTCAGCTCACAGAGCTAGCCAAACAAATGACCGATTATGATTATTTAGTATCGGTACCAGGAATCGGAGACGTAACCGTTGTCGAGTTACTTTCAGAAGTTGGTTCTTTCACGCAATACGAGCATCCACGCCAATTAATTAAGCTAGCGGGACTTACATTGCGCGAAAACTCTTCTGGTAAGCAAAAAGGACAAAAGCGGATTTCCAAACGAGGCAGACGGAAGCTACGAGCCCTTCTGTTCCGCGTGATGATGCCTTTGATTCGCCATAATCCAGCATTTAAAGCGTTACACGAACATTACACCACACGCGCCGTCAATCCACTGCGTAAAAAACAATCCATTGTCGTCCTGTGTGGTAAATTACTCAAGATTTTACACGCTTTGTGCAACAAGAAAATGATGTTTAACGAACAACAAATGATGAAGGATTTCACCCAGCTTCAAACGGCTGCATAA
- a CDS encoding HAD family hydrolase, with amino-acid sequence MEITIPGRGIIKIKNLLLDYNGTIACDGKIIPSVKEKIEAIHKKGIGVHIVTADTHGTVRNQCANMPIEIQIFDNSNAAENKREIVEKLGAEYCICIGNGFNDGQMFEACNLSIIVMGVEGCSAKSLMKADIVCKTIEEAFDLILKPSRISATLRG; translated from the coding sequence GTGGAAATTACTATACCAGGAAGAGGAATCATAAAAATTAAAAATCTGTTGTTAGATTATAATGGAACTATAGCTTGTGATGGTAAGATTATCCCTTCAGTAAAGGAGAAAATCGAGGCGATACATAAAAAAGGAATAGGCGTACATATAGTCACTGCTGATACGCATGGTACTGTAAGAAATCAATGCGCGAATATGCCTATTGAAATACAAATATTCGATAACTCAAATGCTGCAGAAAACAAACGAGAAATTGTAGAAAAACTCGGCGCAGAATACTGCATATGTATTGGAAATGGCTTTAATGATGGACAAATGTTTGAAGCTTGCAACCTATCAATTATAGTCATGGGAGTAGAAGGATGTTCAGCGAAATCTTTAATGAAGGCTGACATTGTATGTAAGACTATTGAAGAAGCTTTTGATTTGATCTTGAAACCAAGTAGAATCAGTGCAACCCTAAGAGGATAA
- a CDS encoding helix-turn-helix transcriptional regulator → MNKVKEFRKLRKLTQMELAREVGVARQTINLIENDKYNPTLALCISLAKVLQTDLNTLFWESEDLER, encoded by the coding sequence TTGAATAAGGTTAAGGAATTTCGAAAATTACGAAAGTTGACGCAGATGGAATTAGCACGTGAGGTTGGAGTGGCACGTCAAACGATTAATTTAATTGAAAATGATAAATACAATCCAACATTAGCACTCTGTATTTCCTTAGCTAAAGTACTACAAACCGATTTAAATACATTATTTTGGGAGAGTGAAGATCTTGAAAGATAG
- a CDS encoding DUF3278 domain-containing protein, which translates to MKDSILNHFIGAFDERDEYQKQEIFKELAYSGIIFYYLSMLLMLVSLVIDTFNNEMSIITLLLVILNIGYSGYIGYRLRTKQLDTSDCATPEEYDAKKAKLKRSCSVASIQWGFGMIVMMEYVFPFIGGDELSLSWFNMIVWLIGGIAFGFFLYLLSKSKLQKQFNQE; encoded by the coding sequence TTGAAAGATAGCATTTTAAATCATTTTATTGGAGCATTTGATGAAAGGGACGAGTATCAAAAACAAGAGATTTTTAAAGAGTTAGCTTACTCAGGCATTATTTTTTATTACTTATCGATGCTATTAATGCTCGTAAGTTTAGTTATTGATACGTTTAATAATGAAATGTCCATCATTACGCTACTACTTGTCATTCTTAATATTGGTTATTCAGGTTATATCGGCTATCGATTAAGAACAAAGCAATTGGACACATCCGATTGCGCAACACCAGAGGAATATGACGCCAAAAAAGCGAAATTAAAGCGTTCTTGCAGCGTTGCAAGTATACAATGGGGATTTGGGATGATTGTCATGATGGAATACGTATTTCCATTTATCGGTGGGGATGAACTTTCTTTATCATGGTTCAATATGATTGTATGGCTAATCGGCGGGATAGCTTTTGGCTTCTTTCTTTATCTCCTATCTAAGTCAAAGTTACAAAAACAATTCAATCAAGAATAA
- a CDS encoding DUF5694 domain-containing protein, whose protein sequence is MEVLLVGTIHLGYTPDIHTLSKDDTDKYSDMHFDQLTSDIAKSQADQIFIEYPIHLQHELHAMYHSDRVNDAFKQNEIYQIGYRLAKKLGHETIYAADWNEELDASIDLALVAKGKSKDAYEKIMARIPIAINKLSTIVQERDIIKLFKYINSEEYIVNDHKVYVDLMQLEDEMAFEWVSKYWYYRNLRIVNNIKKSIKPETKRIVIVYGAAHNYLIKQQLEDDASFKVTPYGDWMK, encoded by the coding sequence ATGGAGGTTTTATTAGTTGGTACGATTCACTTAGGTTACACACCGGATATTCATACTTTATCAAAGGATGATACCGACAAATATAGTGACATGCATTTTGACCAATTAACATCGGATATAGCCAAGTCTCAAGCGGATCAAATCTTTATTGAGTATCCAATCCACTTACAGCATGAATTACATGCCATGTATCACTCAGATAGGGTGAACGATGCATTTAAGCAAAATGAAATTTATCAAATTGGGTATCGATTAGCAAAAAAGCTTGGGCATGAAACGATTTATGCAGCGGATTGGAATGAAGAATTAGATGCTTCCATAGATTTAGCCCTTGTTGCAAAAGGAAAATCAAAGGATGCATATGAAAAAATAATGGCACGTATCCCAATCGCCATTAATAAGCTATCTACTATTGTTCAAGAAAGAGACATCATCAAATTATTTAAATATATAAATTCTGAAGAGTACATAGTCAACGATCACAAAGTTTATGTTGACCTTATGCAGTTAGAGGATGAAATGGCCTTCGAATGGGTATCAAAATACTGGTATTATCGTAATTTACGAATCGTAAATAATATAAAAAAATCAATAAAACCTGAAACAAAACGCATTGTAATCGTATATGGTGCTGCACATAACTATTTAATAAAGCAACAGTTAGAGGACGATGCATCCTTTAAAGTAACTCCATATGGGGATTGGATGAAATAG
- a CDS encoding copper amine oxidase N-terminal domain-containing protein, protein MKKVFSGIFLALILIITSSPTYAADIQIKVDGVTITSDVKPENKNNRTMVPLRVISENLGATVNWSDSQVTLTKNDMKVILKLNSNKVMKNGKEELLDVKPYMKNNRTFVPMRFIAETFGSNVQYKNGIVTIDTKPFVIDGVKVKALQHEYHMTMGGVVQQIKGNGYNEAIYDIFIKNKGSKVEPPTDYTWSFHNASIGSYYKGGQFDFLDQEGNSIARFDIYTLVHSFEETSPKSPLVLIHEPTEDQWYLFNESGSLAIDQFIYKARENGFVTVISNTVV, encoded by the coding sequence ATGAAAAAAGTGTTCTCGGGAATTTTTCTTGCCTTGATTTTAATCATTACTTCTTCACCTACTTATGCAGCCGACATTCAAATAAAAGTTGATGGTGTTACGATTACTTCTGATGTGAAACCAGAAAATAAGAATAATCGTACAATGGTTCCGTTACGTGTCATTAGTGAAAACTTAGGAGCTACTGTTAATTGGTCGGATTCGCAAGTCACGCTTACTAAAAATGATATGAAAGTAATCTTAAAACTTAATAGCAATAAGGTGATGAAAAATGGTAAAGAGGAGCTACTTGATGTAAAGCCATATATGAAGAATAATCGAACTTTTGTTCCGATGCGTTTTATTGCCGAAACCTTTGGCAGCAATGTTCAGTACAAGAATGGGATCGTAACGATTGATACAAAGCCATTTGTCATTGATGGTGTAAAGGTAAAAGCATTGCAGCATGAATATCATATGACGATGGGTGGGGTTGTGCAGCAAATCAAAGGAAATGGCTATAACGAGGCCATTTATGATATTTTCATAAAAAATAAAGGAAGTAAGGTCGAGCCTCCAACAGATTACACATGGTCTTTTCACAACGCCTCAATTGGTAGTTATTATAAGGGTGGACAATTTGATTTTCTAGACCAGGAAGGGAACAGCATAGCCCGTTTTGATATTTATACGTTAGTTCATAGTTTTGAAGAAACGTCGCCAAAGTCCCCGCTTGTTTTGATTCATGAGCCTACGGAAGATCAATGGTATTTGTTTAATGAATCTGGAAGTCTAGCTATTGATCAATTCATTTATAAGGCACGGGAGAACGGCTTTGTGACGGTTATTAGTAATACGGTGGTATAG
- a CDS encoding DUF2651 family protein: MEFLFVLIICPILVIIVTKIGARVFHNWLIVPIITFLLFTVLTFTVFNISFFLWTIVFTVLSIGVSFKTNIKA; encoded by the coding sequence ATGGAATTTCTTTTTGTTTTGATCATCTGCCCAATCCTTGTCATTATCGTTACCAAAATTGGGGCACGGGTGTTTCACAACTGGCTTATCGTGCCAATTATTACGTTTCTTTTATTTACAGTGTTAACGTTTACCGTTTTTAATATCTCCTTCTTTTTATGGACAATCGTATTTACTGTCCTTTCCATTGGAGTTAGTTTTAAGACGAATATCAAAGCGTAA
- a CDS encoding EbsA family protein: MLKVGGAEEMKFFVRFTISSIMKATWTMIPVIFLAWKYYSYNDGTRFSGRYNLGPQGSEYRYYVVGLIIVIALVLIYFVLTRHVVLTKDKLLIKTRILGNTINISEITQVQVQDKEIIITYNHDYLIEDICLQLKDDKRFLQEFYAIAPHLK, encoded by the coding sequence ATGTTAAAGGTTGGTGGTGCTGAGGAAATGAAGTTTTTTGTAAGGTTTACTATCAGTTCAATAATGAAAGCAACGTGGACAATGATTCCAGTTATTTTTTTAGCATGGAAGTATTATTCCTATAATGATGGTACTCGTTTTAGCGGTAGGTATAATTTAGGGCCTCAAGGTAGTGAGTATCGATATTATGTGGTTGGTCTAATTATTGTGATTGCTCTTGTTCTTATTTATTTTGTATTAACAAGACATGTTGTATTAACAAAAGATAAGCTACTCATCAAGACAAGGATTTTGGGGAATACGATTAACATAAGCGAGATTACACAGGTACAAGTGCAAGATAAAGAAATTATTATTACCTATAATCATGATTATTTAATTGAAGACATTTGTTTGCAACTTAAGGATGACAAACGATTTTTGCAAGAATTTTATGCCATCGCTCCCCATCTTAAATAA
- a CDS encoding ABC transporter ATP-binding protein, translating into MANEQTTETISSKEQRIVLMRLFTYLKPHKKLLFVALIFLALTVVGDMLGPYLIKVFIDDYLMMDNIVLKPVLTLAVSYFVIQVLNIFITYYQTMKFQELALKVIQQLRIDVFSKIHRLGMRYFDQVPAGSIVSRATNDTEAIKDMFVSVLISFVQAAFLIVGVYIAMFLLNAELALYMLLILPVVIYIIYLYRKMSAVVYMRMREKLGQLNAKLSETLSGMSIVQAFRQEKRFNDDFDAINEEHFEAMMANTKMNSLLLRPIIDLVYFTAIIILLFYFGWTSFETAVEVGVVYAFITYMNRFFDPINQMMERLALFQQAIVAASRVFALMDNEELEPAQKDQALAVTDGRIEFKDVSFSYDGERDVLKNISFTVNPGETVALVGHTGSGKSSIINLLMRFYEFERGDIVIDGESIKDYSQQELRDKMGLVLQDPFLFYGTVDSNIRLHNEQLSLADVKHAAEFVQANDFIESLPDGYHSRVTERGSTFSSGQRQLIAFARTVATNPKILVLDEATAAIDTETEVGIQQSLEKMRKGRTTIAIAHRLSTIQDAEQILVLHKGEIVERGTHQELLAHKGLYEKMFLLQNGIVE; encoded by the coding sequence ATGGCGAATGAGCAAACAACGGAAACGATATCATCTAAAGAACAGCGAATTGTCCTGATGCGCTTGTTCACCTATTTAAAGCCACATAAAAAGCTGCTGTTCGTCGCATTAATCTTCCTTGCGCTAACGGTTGTTGGGGATATGCTGGGGCCGTATTTAATCAAGGTGTTTATCGATGACTATTTAATGATGGACAATATTGTGCTCAAGCCTGTGCTGACATTGGCGGTCAGCTATTTTGTCATTCAAGTATTAAATATCTTTATTACGTATTATCAAACGATGAAATTTCAGGAGCTGGCGTTAAAGGTTATTCAGCAACTGCGGATCGATGTCTTTTCAAAAATTCATCGACTTGGGATGCGCTATTTTGACCAAGTGCCAGCGGGTTCGATTGTCAGTCGCGCTACGAATGATACTGAGGCAATTAAGGACATGTTTGTTAGCGTGTTAATCAGCTTTGTGCAGGCAGCATTTTTAATTGTCGGTGTGTATATCGCGATGTTTTTACTGAATGCAGAATTGGCGCTGTATATGCTGTTAATTTTGCCAGTTGTCATTTACATCATTTATTTATACCGCAAAATGAGCGCGGTTGTGTATATGCGGATGCGTGAAAAGCTTGGGCAATTAAATGCCAAGCTTTCTGAAACACTGTCTGGCATGAGTATTGTGCAAGCATTCCGCCAAGAAAAGCGCTTTAATGATGATTTTGATGCCATTAATGAAGAGCATTTTGAAGCGATGATGGCCAATACGAAGATGAATAGTTTATTATTGCGCCCGATTATTGACTTAGTGTATTTCACGGCGATTATTATCTTATTATTCTATTTTGGGTGGACTTCGTTTGAAACAGCCGTAGAAGTTGGGGTTGTCTATGCATTTATTACGTATATGAACCGCTTCTTTGATCCGATTAATCAAATGATGGAGCGCTTGGCCTTATTCCAGCAGGCAATTGTTGCAGCATCGCGTGTGTTTGCGTTAATGGATAATGAGGAATTGGAGCCAGCGCAGAAAGATCAGGCGCTTGCCGTAACGGATGGTCGCATTGAATTTAAAGACGTTTCGTTTAGCTATGACGGGGAACGTGATGTGCTGAAAAATATTTCATTTACGGTCAATCCGGGTGAAACGGTGGCACTTGTCGGGCACACGGGAAGTGGGAAAAGTTCGATAATCAACTTACTCATGCGCTTTTATGAATTTGAGCGCGGCGATATTGTCATAGATGGCGAATCGATTAAAGACTATTCACAGCAAGAGCTTCGCGACAAAATGGGGCTTGTGCTACAAGATCCGTTCCTATTTTACGGCACGGTCGATTCGAATATTCGACTGCATAATGAGCAATTAAGCTTGGCTGATGTCAAGCATGCGGCGGAATTTGTGCAGGCAAACGATTTTATCGAAAGCTTACCAGATGGCTATCATAGTCGTGTGACAGAGCGCGGTTCGACGTTTTCAAGTGGTCAGCGTCAGTTGATCGCCTTTGCACGAACGGTCGCGACCAATCCGAAAATTTTAGTGTTGGATGAAGCCACGGCAGCGATTGATACGGAAACCGAAGTGGGCATTCAGCAATCACTGGAAAAAATGCGCAAAGGCCGTACGACAATTGCCATTGCACACCGCCTGTCAACAATTCAAGATGCCGAGCAAATTTTAGTGCTGCATAAAGGCGAAATCGTCGAGCGCGGCACACATCAGGAGCTACTGGCGCATAAAGGGCTGTACGAGAAGATGTTCCTGCTGCAAAATGGGATTGTGGAGTAG
- a CDS encoding ABC transporter ATP-binding protein: MKVFLKLGWFFKERKRQYVIGLLMLMLVAILQLVPPKIIGFTIDEIGQGTLTKAKLFMFIGIIAAVALGMYVLRYYWRQMIFGSSNYLARVLRQKLHRHFSKMSPSFYQKHRVGDLMAHATNDISAVQQTAGGGVLTLFDSLTTGGFVVLAMALTIDWRLTLIALIPMPLMALSTTYYGKLLHQRFHHAQAAFSDLNDKTQESISGIKVLKTFGQQRQDVEDFTKLSDEVVDKNLQVAKIDSLFDPTISFVVGISFMLSLGFGTKFILEDAMSIGDLVTFTTYLSLLVWPMLAIGMLFNIVERGSVSYNRIEKLLNEPIEIDDKANAIAEIPSGDLAFHIDSFTFPGDKEPALHNVHFDLKRGETLGIVGKTGAGKTSILKLLLREFEGYQGEIRFGQHAITDYQTLKLREAIGYVPQEHFLFSASIFSNVAFANADASVEEVRAAAKLAYIDQDIMEFTEGYKTVVGERGVSLSGGQKQRISIARALLMKPELLILDDSLSAVDARTEEAILHALKEERKDATTIITSHRLSAIQQAHVIIVVDHGTIIEKGTHDELMDLKGSYYEMYQLQQLEQLVELGGDEHGE; this comes from the coding sequence ATGAAGGTGTTTTTAAAGCTAGGCTGGTTTTTTAAGGAGCGTAAACGTCAGTATGTAATTGGTTTACTGATGCTAATGCTTGTGGCCATTTTACAGCTTGTGCCGCCGAAAATTATCGGTTTTACGATTGACGAAATTGGACAAGGCACATTAACGAAAGCCAAGCTATTTATGTTTATTGGCATCATTGCAGCGGTTGCGCTTGGGATGTATGTTTTACGGTACTATTGGCGCCAAATGATTTTTGGCTCGTCCAACTATTTGGCACGTGTGTTGCGCCAAAAGCTGCATCGTCATTTTTCGAAAATGTCACCGTCCTTTTATCAAAAGCATCGTGTTGGGGATCTTATGGCACATGCGACAAATGATATTAGCGCGGTACAGCAAACAGCGGGTGGCGGGGTGTTGACCCTATTTGACTCGCTGACAACGGGTGGTTTTGTCGTATTGGCAATGGCGCTTACGATTGATTGGCGTCTCACACTCATTGCACTTATTCCGATGCCGTTAATGGCGTTATCCACAACGTATTATGGCAAGCTATTGCATCAGCGCTTTCACCATGCCCAAGCCGCGTTTTCGGATTTGAACGATAAAACGCAGGAAAGTATTTCGGGCATTAAGGTATTAAAAACATTCGGACAGCAACGTCAGGATGTGGAGGATTTCACAAAACTTTCGGATGAAGTGGTGGATAAAAATTTACAGGTGGCCAAAATTGATTCGCTCTTTGACCCGACAATTAGCTTTGTGGTCGGCATTAGCTTTATGCTAAGTCTTGGCTTCGGGACGAAATTTATTTTGGAAGATGCGATGTCGATTGGCGATTTAGTAACCTTTACGACGTATTTAAGCTTACTTGTTTGGCCGATGCTGGCAATTGGCATGCTCTTTAATATTGTGGAGCGCGGCAGTGTTTCCTACAATCGGATTGAAAAGCTATTAAACGAGCCAATTGAAATTGATGATAAAGCCAATGCCATTGCGGAAATACCATCCGGTGATTTGGCCTTTCATATTGATTCCTTTACATTCCCGGGGGATAAAGAGCCAGCCTTACATAATGTGCATTTTGACTTAAAGCGCGGTGAAACGCTCGGCATTGTTGGGAAAACAGGGGCTGGGAAAACGTCGATTTTAAAGCTATTATTACGGGAATTTGAAGGCTATCAGGGCGAAATTCGCTTTGGACAGCACGCCATTACCGATTATCAAACCTTGAAACTGCGTGAGGCGATTGGCTATGTGCCACAGGAGCATTTCCTGTTCTCTGCTAGCATCTTCTCCAATGTCGCGTTTGCCAATGCAGATGCCTCTGTTGAGGAAGTGCGTGCCGCGGCAAAATTGGCCTATATTGACCAGGATATTATGGAATTTACGGAAGGCTACAAAACCGTTGTCGGAGAACGTGGTGTGTCGTTATCAGGCGGACAAAAGCAACGAATTTCCATTGCCCGTGCGCTGTTGATGAAACCGGAATTACTCATTTTGGATGATTCGTTATCGGCGGTTGATGCGCGTACCGAGGAAGCGATTTTACATGCGTTAAAAGAAGAACGCAAAGATGCGACAACGATTATTACGTCACATCGTTTAAGTGCCATTCAGCAAGCCCATGTCATCATTGTGGTCGATCACGGTACGATTATCGAAAAGGGTACACATGACGAGTTAATGGACTTAAAGGGTAGCTATTATGAAATGTATCAATTACAGCAGCTTGAGCAATTGGTAGAGCTAGGGGGTGACGAGCATGGCGAATGA
- a CDS encoding helix-turn-helix domain-containing protein — protein sequence MLHHLSEYVPFQSVEEMDANIRKHLQDHSLTKSQLRILQCIASHALATPGVAHLKAETIANELAISTKTVYRAVRHLQELRIIEKVAFTKLNGIKAANIYVICPHVSSEMSEREELEKPCAPKPEMPKSKDESFSFESKRSSINNLNTQPVIPNHWHEKLQQFFEFYPLQAQLQQPVMDVISTLEMKSVQQFERAKQIVVQCIYLITTKQISLYASFEKFVRGAYKKWILPATEEEATVQQPPKSTRPVPFYNWLNERA from the coding sequence ATGCTTCATCATTTATCTGAGTATGTTCCATTTCAATCGGTCGAGGAGATGGATGCCAACATTCGAAAGCATCTACAAGACCATTCGTTGACCAAATCACAGCTCCGAATTTTACAGTGTATTGCCAGTCATGCGCTCGCAACTCCAGGAGTGGCACATCTAAAGGCCGAGACGATTGCCAACGAGCTAGCGATTTCCACTAAAACCGTGTACCGAGCAGTTCGACATCTACAAGAGTTGAGGATCATTGAAAAGGTCGCGTTCACGAAATTAAATGGCATTAAAGCCGCGAATATTTATGTCATTTGCCCTCATGTCTCATCGGAAATGTCCGAACGAGAAGAATTGGAAAAGCCTTGTGCGCCAAAGCCTGAAATGCCAAAATCCAAAGACGAATCATTTTCTTTTGAATCTAAAAGAAGTAGTATAAATAATTTAAATACGCAACCAGTCATTCCAAATCATTGGCATGAAAAGCTACAACAGTTTTTTGAGTTTTATCCGCTGCAAGCTCAGCTACAGCAGCCGGTTATGGACGTTATTTCAACATTGGAAATGAAATCTGTGCAGCAGTTTGAGCGTGCCAAGCAAATCGTTGTGCAATGCATTTACTTGATTACAACGAAACAAATTTCGCTGTATGCTTCATTTGAGAAATTTGTGCGAGGGGCTTATAAAAAATGGATTTTGCCTGCAACCGAAGAAGAAGCCACAGTACAACAACCACCGAAATCAACAAGACCTGTGCCTTTTTATAATTGGTTGAACGAGCGTGCATGA